The following proteins are co-located in the Vigna unguiculata cultivar IT97K-499-35 chromosome 9, ASM411807v1, whole genome shotgun sequence genome:
- the LOC114196136 gene encoding DNA annealing helicase and endonuclease ZRANB3: MELTEEQQRQVEANRAAAIAKRKAFLESRAQQQEQSHREGENIPNPNPWHLFKCQKFPKPQPPKFLARLEICSPDSFSVTPMPLPPFPFPGHHHCLSTLNSILSQVMLSHFTQTSGGVKVCVFKLTEYHAVVRQLKAEAEALQVEEIPWATFNVVERLSHSVAAGRWTPVRPEHFPDEEVERLIAKLPRTLLDVLLPFQHDGLRFALRRGARCLIADDMGLGKTLQAIAIAGCFLDEGSILVVCPAVLRFTWAEELERWLPFCLPADIHLVFGHQDNPIYLTRKPRVVVISYTMLHRLRKNMLELQWALLIVDESHHVRCTKKTEPGEIQAVLDVASKVNRIVLLSGTPSLSRPYDIYNQINILWPGLLGKTKYEFAKTYCDFKYIKGNQGKYFADYSKGVRLEELNVLLKQTVMIRRLKEHVMLQLPPKRRQIIRLLIKRSDIVAAKTAIGALSIDATERESEDIAFENLDETDGKLSYQELGIAKLSGFREWLALHPIVAGSENASKMIIFAHHHKVLDGVQEFVCEKGINFVRIDGNTLARDRQSAVVSFRSSPEVKIAIIGILAAGFGLDFSTAQHVVFLELPQSPTLMLQAEDRAHRRGQTNAVNVYIFCAKDTLDESHWKNLNKSLQRVSCTTDGKYDAKKEIEVEGISYLDSSFKRDNCEEQSTCKDAVGETQLDLQPSAVNSNEPEANKDDKSGEGTSFLNKSIQSFNVLADDVSCQDLGTASVLDGNCDADVFEDVERYPGKSLEDTHPLQDMKTVSTTEADDNQSAQVVEADSHCSSQVDFLRFEVSPYTGRIHLYTCILGTDKRPQPLYENFRPEELELLCPVAPEEKQVHNEKQKIEFVSVKDNPSYRHVLLAFVEEWKNLRSIERRKLIGKPLQLPLAVELCYLSESINYNNNGLLNGGSKRRKTPIIEVSYPLPPDAVWKKVYLRSGLGKKEREYTQGWSETDEPLCKLCQKQCKGKNAKGPEFLEDLFCNLVCYEEYRMRTSSRFLREELFKIEHGVCTNCQLDCHKLVKDTRPLSLERRREFIQKIAPNVAKRKNMFEKLVNEPTEGNAWHADHIVPVYQGGGECKLENMRTLCVACHYDVTAAQCAERSKARANAKKKLKELMGSIKNGVKFSVITNIKEHRAIDERGSSIIEDELLVEVPGSAYSLADS, translated from the exons ATGGAACTCACCGAAGAACAACAACGACAAGTTGAAGCGAACCGCGCAGCGGCGATCGCAAAACGCAAAGCGTTCTTAGAATCCAGAGCGCAACAACAAGAACAATCTCATCGTGAAGGAGAAAACATTCCCAACCCCAATCCATGGCACCTTTTCAAGTGCCAAAAGTTCCCTAAACCCCAACCCCCAAAGTTCCTCGCCAGACTCGAAATATGCTCCCCCGATTCCTTCTCCGTCACACCCATGCCGCTTCCTCCATTTCCCTTCCCCGGTCACCACCATTGTCTCTCCACTCTCAACTCCATTCTCTCACAG GTGATGCTTTCGCACTTCACACAGACCAGCGGAGGGGTGAAGGTCTGTGTGTTCAAGCTGACGGAGTACCACGCTGTGGTCAGACAGTTGAAGGCGGAGGCGGAGGCGCTGCAGGTGGAGGAGATCCCCTGGGCGACGTTCAACGTGGTGGAGCGTCTCTCGCATTCGGTAGCTGCTGGGCGGTGGACGCCGGTGCGGCCGGAGCACTTTCCCGACGAGGAGGTTGAGCGTCTGATCGCGAAACTCCCAAGGACTCTCCTGGACGTGTTGCTCCCTTTCCAGCATGACGGACTGCGGTTCGCGTTGAGAAGAGGCGCGCGGTGTCTCATTGCCGATGATATGGGCCTCGGGAAAACGCTCCAG GCTATTGCTATTGCGGGGTGTTTTCTGGATGAAGGGTCTATACTCGTGGTTTGTCCTGCTGTGTTGCGGTTCACGTGGGCGGAGGAATTGGAGCGCTGGCTTCCTTTCTGTTTGCCGGCTGATATACATCTCG TTTTTGGCCATCAAGACAACCCTATATATTTAACAAGAAAACCTAGAGTTGTGGTTATTTCTTATACCATGCTTCATCGTCTAAGAAAGAACATGCTTGAACTTCAATGGGCTCTTCTGATTGTTGATGAATCACATCATGTGCGATGTACGAAGAAAACAGAACCAGGAGAG ATACAGGCTGTTCTTGATGTGGCTTCAAAAGTCAATCGTATAGTTCTGCTATCAGGGACGCCTTCTCTGTCAAG ACCGTACGACATATATAACCAGATAAATATTCTATG GCCTGGTTTGCTGGGGAAGACTAAATACGAATTTGCAAAAACTTATTGCGATTTCAAATATATCAAAGGCAATCAAGGAAAATATTTTGCG GATTATTCAAAGGGTGTGCGCTTGGAAGAGTTAAATGTGTTACTAAAGCAAACTGTTATG ATAAGGCGTCTGAAGGAACATGTGATGCTACAGTTACCTCCGAAACGTCGGCAAATTATAAGACTGTTGATAAAGAGATCGGATATAGTTGCTGCTAAAACTGCAATCGGGGCATTAAGTATTGATGCCACTGAAAGGGAAAGTGAAGACATAgcttttgaaaatttggatGAAACTGATG GCAAGCTTTCTTATCAGGAACTTGGAATTGCAAAGCTTTCTGGTTTTCGTGAATGGCTTGCCCTCCATCCAATTGTTGCAGGATCAGAGAATGCttcaaaaatgataatttttgcTCATCACCACAAAGTTCTTGATGGAGTACAG GAGTTTGTATGTGAGAAAGGTATAAATTTTGTGCGAATTGATGGAAATACTCTTGCCAGAGATAGGCAATCCGCAGTAGTCTCATTTCGGTCGTCACCAGAG GTTAAAATTGCAATAATAGGTATTCTAGCAGCAGGTTTTGGACTTGATTTCTCAACAGCACAACATGTAGTGTTCTTGGAGCTACCACAAAGCCCAACTCTAATGCTCCAG GCTGAGGATAGAGCTCATCGTCGAGGACAAACAAATGCAGTTAATGTTTACATATTCTGTGCTAAG GATACCTTGGATGAATCACATtggaaaaatttaaacaaaagttTGCAACGAGTTTCATGTACAACTGATGGCAAATATGATGCGAAGAAAGAGATAGAG GTTGAAGGTATTTCTTATTTAGATTCATCTTTTAAAAGAGATAACTGTGAAGAGCAATCCACATGCAAAGATGCAGTAGGGGAAACACAATTGGATTTGCAACCTTCTGCGGTAAATTCAAATGAACCAGAAGCAAATAAAGATGATAAATCTGGGGAGGGAACTTCTTTTCTTAACAAGTCaattcaaagttttaatgttttG GCTGATGATGTCTCCTGCCAAGATTTAGGCACAGCTTCAGTTCTGGATGGAAATTGTGATGCTGATGTTTTTGAAGACGTGGAGAGATATCCTGGAAAGAGTTTAGAAGACACACATCCA TTGCAGGATATGAAAACTGTTTCAACAACAGAAGCAGATGATAACCAGTCTGCTCAGGTGGTTGAAGCCGATAGTCATTGTTCTAGTCAAGTTGATTTTCTGCGATTTGag GTGAGCCCATACACCGGAAGGATCCACTTGTATACTTGCATTTTGGGTACTGATAAAAGACCACAGCCACTTTATGAAAATTTTCGACCAGAAGAACTTGAGTTATTGTGTCCTGTTGCTCCTGAGGAGAAACAGGTtcataatgaaaaacaaaaaatagagtTTGTATCTGTTAAGGACAACCCTTCCTATAGGCATGTTCTTCTAGCTTTTGTGGAAGAATGGAAGAACTTAAGGTCAATTGAACGCCGGAAATTAATTGGAAAACCGTTGCAACTTCCTTTGGCTGTTGAATTATGCTATTTGAGTGAAAGCATCAACTACAACAACAAT GGATTATTAAATGGTGGAAGTAAAAGGCGCAAGACACCCATAATAGAGGTTAGCTATCCTTTACCACCAGATGCAGTTTGGAAGAAGGTTTATCTACGGAGTGGGCTCGGTAAGAAGGAAAGAGAATATACTCAAGGGTGGAGTGAGACAGATGAGCCACTCTGTAAGCTTTGTCAAAAGCAGTGCAA GGGTAAGAATGCCAAGGGACCTGAATTTCTAGAAGATCTTTTTTGTAACCTTGTGTGCTATGAGGAGTATCGAATGAGAACTAGCAGCCGATTCCTCCGTGAG GAACTTTTCAAAATTGAGCATGGTGTGTGCACAAACTGCCAATTGGACTGCCATAAGCTTGTTAAGGATACAAGACCTTTGTCATTGGAAAGGCGGCGagaatttatacaaaaaatagcACCAAATGTTGCTAAGCGGAAGAACAT GTTTGAGAAGCTTGTTAATGAACCAACTGAAGGAAATGCATGGCATGCTGATCATATTGTTCCAGTATATCAAGGAGGAG GGGAATGCAAGCTAGAGAATATGCGGACTCTTTGTGTGGCCTGCCATTATGATGTGACTGCTGCACAATGTGCTGAACGATCTAAAGCAAGAGCGAATGCCAAGAAAAAACTCAAAGAGTTAATGGGCAGTATAAAAAATGGTGTTAAGTTTTCTGTTATCACTAATATTAAG